In one Streptomyces sp. NBC_01241 genomic region, the following are encoded:
- a CDS encoding SWF or SNF family helicase, giving the protein MNDAYDSDGYASETADGGDLPVPVQERTFAALPPERGRGFAQTWWGRAWLKALEDTALDGAQLKKGRGFAREGRVGAVTVRPGRITAVVRDRDSSTYRSDVLLQELSEADWGRFLDIAAARAGYIAALLDREMPPHLVEDASAAGVELLPGIGGLDPECTCETWDHCPHTAALCYQVARLLDQDPFVLLLMRGRGERWLLDELQERIAARAEGRSPDGPASFCDGSGASAAKAKDQGVRADEAFTARDILPPLPAPPPLPAEPGPAPSLDTETEPEPGVDPAVLEFLARDGAARAHRMLADALSPGHERQPPPAGLTPQQDAVRLIADARPEPWISTRLAAGSGRSRAGLDAAVRAWQYGGAAALTVLDEEWTPDPESLARARARLAAAWEEGEQPLLRSTGNHWTAVEAGVQLRYGRDGRWWPYRKENGHWVPAGPADDDPAAALGSSSGSDG; this is encoded by the coding sequence ATGAACGACGCATACGACAGTGACGGGTACGCGTCCGAGACCGCCGACGGAGGGGACCTTCCGGTTCCGGTACAGGAACGTACCTTCGCCGCGCTGCCGCCCGAGCGCGGCCGCGGCTTCGCGCAGACCTGGTGGGGGCGGGCATGGCTGAAGGCCCTGGAGGACACCGCCCTGGACGGCGCACAGCTCAAGAAGGGGCGCGGGTTCGCCCGCGAGGGCCGGGTCGGAGCGGTTACCGTGCGGCCCGGCCGGATCACCGCGGTCGTCCGGGACCGTGACTCGTCCACGTACCGCAGTGATGTACTCCTCCAGGAGCTGAGTGAGGCGGACTGGGGACGGTTCCTGGACATAGCAGCCGCCCGGGCCGGGTACATCGCGGCGCTCCTCGACCGCGAGATGCCGCCGCACCTGGTGGAGGACGCGTCGGCGGCCGGTGTGGAACTGCTCCCGGGGATCGGCGGTCTGGACCCGGAGTGCACCTGCGAGACCTGGGACCACTGCCCGCACACCGCCGCCCTCTGTTATCAGGTGGCACGGCTGCTGGACCAGGATCCGTTCGTCCTGTTGCTCATGCGGGGGCGCGGCGAGCGGTGGCTCCTGGACGAGCTCCAGGAGCGAATCGCCGCCCGTGCCGAGGGGCGGTCACCGGACGGGCCGGCCTCCTTCTGCGACGGGTCCGGCGCCTCGGCCGCGAAGGCGAAGGACCAGGGTGTACGGGCGGACGAGGCGTTCACCGCGCGGGACATCCTGCCGCCGCTGCCCGCTCCGCCGCCGCTGCCCGCGGAACCGGGCCCCGCGCCGTCGCTGGACACGGAGACGGAACCGGAACCCGGCGTCGATCCGGCGGTCCTGGAGTTCCTGGCGAGGGACGGTGCGGCACGCGCTCACCGGATGCTGGCGGACGCCCTCTCCCCTGGCCATGAACGGCAGCCGCCCCCAGCCGGGTTGACGCCGCAGCAGGACGCCGTACGGCTGATCGCGGATGCCCGGCCCGAGCCCTGGATCTCGACGCGGCTGGCCGCCGGATCAGGGCGGTCGCGGGCCGGACTCGACGCGGCGGTGCGTGCCTGGCAGTACGGCGGGGCGGCCGCGCTCACCGTGCTCGACGAGGAATGGACGCCGGATCCGGAATCGCTGGCCCGGGCCCGGGCCCGGCTCGCCGCGGCGTGGGAAGAGGGCGAGCAGCCACTGCTCCGGTCGACGGGCAATCACTGGACCGCCGTGGAAGCCGGTGTGCAGCTCAGGTACGGGCGGGACGGGCGCTGGTGGCCCTATCGCAAGGAGAACGGGCACTGGGTTCCGGCAGGCCCGGCGGACGACGATCCGGCGGCGGCGCTGGGAAG